Proteins encoded within one genomic window of Methyloterricola oryzae:
- the yajC gene encoding preprotein translocase subunit YajC, protein MSFFISDAYAQAAPAAQDPGLAGLIFPIAILTVFFFLFVWPQHKRGREHKKLVASISKGNEVVTNGGVLGKVVDLDDNFVQLEVSENVFIHVQRHAIASLMPKGTYKTKKKVEKAA, encoded by the coding sequence ATGAGCTTTTTTATCTCCGATGCTTACGCGCAGGCCGCGCCTGCGGCACAGGATCCGGGTCTTGCTGGCCTGATCTTTCCAATCGCCATTCTGACGGTGTTCTTTTTCCTGTTCGTTTGGCCACAACACAAACGTGGACGTGAACACAAGAAATTAGTTGCCTCAATTTCCAAAGGAAACGAGGTGGTTACGAACGGCGGCGTTCTGGGCAAGGTTGTTGATCTCGATGACAACTTCGTGCAGTTGGAAGTGAGCGAGAACGTGTTCATCCACGTTCAGCGCCACGCGATCGCGTCCTTGATGCCCAAGGGCACTTACAAGACCAAGAAAAAGGTAGAAAAGGCGGCCTAG